TTTTTCTGTGCATACTCCAATGCATATGCGGTGTGATTAAATAAAGGAAGTAGTGAATTTGAAATTGGTCATATAAGAGCAGTCGATTTTGTTTATCTTTATGAAAAGTAAGGTTATATTTATTATGCAGAAAATTTTTTAACCAATTGATTTCATCTATAGTGAAGCTTTCAGTGGAAAGTATAACTTTTTTCAATATGCCGTCTTTGTGTTTTAGATGTCCATCATCCATGTACCACCATGCCAACGATTCCTCATTAAAATATTCTTCCATCAAATCAATAGGAATTACTTTACCAAACTCTGAATACCACTTTTTTCTTAAGTAAGTAATAATATTAGAAGTTTTAGATTGGACACGATAAGCTGTACTGTACCCTTTTTTCAATCGCAGGTCCACAGTCTTTTGGTATTTTGGGGGATTTAAAGGGATGAATTCTTTTAAATTAGAGTAACAATAATTGCTCCAATTGCAGTCTGATGATTTATGTGTAAACTGAAACCGAGGCTTTCTTCTTTGTTGAATGGTAATAGAACCGTCTCCAAGTAACTTT
The genomic region above belongs to Virgibacillus doumboii and contains:
- a CDS encoding endonuclease, coding for MKTSWLNTNDSFKARMIGKLLGDGSITIQQRRKPRFQFTHKSSDCNWSNYCYSNLKEFIPLNPPKYQKTVDLRLKKGYSTAYRVQSKTSNIITYLRKKWYSEFGKVIPIDLMEEYFNEESLAWWYMDDGHLKHKDGILKKVILSTESFTIDEINWLKNFLHNKYNLTFHKDKQNRLLLYDQFQIHYFLYLITPHMHWSMHRKTINNITYKSKSQIKRTTIYLPTALKIKYPTFEINTVLNILSDIITSYKNGTFYRDYLFTITNKQYLTTKGYQIVLTESNLSNLYFLYNLTGISFSRLATLSFKINTMRSPII